In a genomic window of Rhinoderma darwinii isolate aRhiDar2 chromosome 10, aRhiDar2.hap1, whole genome shotgun sequence:
- the ATP4A gene encoding LOW QUALITY PROTEIN: potassium-transporting ATPase alpha chain 1 (The sequence of the model RefSeq protein was modified relative to this genomic sequence to represent the inferred CDS: deleted 1 base in 1 codon), with product MGKKENYDLYSVEAGRDDQGEMDVKIKKKEGKGAKKKERLENMKKEMDINDHELSIEELEQKYQTSVTRGMKSSYAGEILIRDGPNELKPPKGTPEYVKFARQLAGGLQCLMWVAAVICLIAFGIQCSQGDLTSADNLYLAVTLIAVVVVTGCFGYYQEFKSTNIIASFKNLVPQQATVLRDGEKFQINANQLVVGDLVEIKGGDRIPADIRIITSQGCKVDNSSLTGESEPQTRSPEYTHESPLETRNIAFFSTMCLEGVATAIVINTGDRTIIGRIASLASGVGNEKTPIAIEIEHFVDIIAGLAIFFGATFFVVAMVIGYPFLRAMVFFMAIVVAYVPEGLLATVTVCLSLTAKRLARKNCVVKNLEAVETLGSTSVICSDKTGTLTQNRMTVSHLWLSIHELQDPLDLRYLLVMKGAPERILERCSTIMIKGQELPLDTQWQEAFQTAYMDLGGLGERVLGFCHLYLSEKEYPRGFNFDSEEMNFPTSGLCFAGLISMIDPPRATVPDAVMKCRTAGIRVIMVTGDHPITAKAIAASVGIISEGSETVEDIAARLRIPVEQVDKRDARACVISGGQLKEMSSEELVEVLRMHPEMVFARTSPQQKLIIVESCQKLGAIVAVTGDGVNDSPALKKADIGVAMGIAGSDAAKNAADMILLDDNFASIVTGVEQGRLIFDNLKKSIAYTLTKNIPELAPYLIYITASVPLPLGCITILFIELCTDIFPSVSLAYEKAESDIMHLKPRNPRRDRLVNESLAVYSYFQIGVIQSFAGFVDYFTAMAQEGWFPAYCLGLRANWENQHLQDLQDSYGQEWTFSQRLYQQYNCYTVFFLSIEICQISDVLIRKTRRLSVFQQGFFRNKVLVLAIVFQLLLGNFLCYCPGMPNVFNFMPIRFQWWLVPVPFGILIFVYDEIRKLAIRRHPGSWWDKELYY from the exons ATGGGGAAGAAG GAGAATTATGATCTGTACTCGGTGGAGGCCGGGAGGGACGATCAGGGGGAGATGGACGTGAAAATTAAGAAGAAAGAAGGAAAAGGCGCGAAGAAGAAGGAGAGACTGGAAAATATGAAGAAGGAAATGGACATT AACGACCATGAGCTGAGCATCGAGGAGCTGGAGCAGAAGTACCAGACCAGCGTCACCAGA GGTATGAAGAGCAGCTACGCCGGGGAGATCCTAATCCGGGACGGACCCAATGAGCTGAAGCCACCTAAAGGTACCCCGGAGTACGTGAAGTTTGCCCGGCAGCTGGCAGGGGGACTGCAGTGCTTGATGTGGGTGGCTGCAGTCATCTGCCTGATCGCTTTCGGAATCCAGTGTTCGCAGGGAGACCTGACAAGTGCGGACAAC tTGTATTTGGCCGTCACCCTCATAGCTGTCGTGGTCGTTACTGGTTGCTTTGGTTATTACCAGGAATTCAAGAGCACCAACATCATCGCCAGCTTCAAGAACCTGGTACCTCAG CAAGCCACCGTATTACGAGACGGAGAAAAGTTTCAGATCAATGCCAACCAGCTGGTGGTAGGAGACCTGGTAGAGATTAAGGGTGGAGACCGTATACCGGCTGACATCAGAATTATCACTTCACAAGGGTGTAAG GTGGATAACTCATCTCTAACTGGGGAATCCGAA CCCCAGACTCGATCTCCGGAATATACACATGAAAGTCCCCTGGAAACAAGGAACATTGCCTTCTTCTCCACTATGTGTCTGGAAG GAGTCGCCACAGCAATAGTTATCAACACCGGTGACCGCACCATCATTGGTCGTATTGCCAGCTTGGCATCAGGCGTGGGGAATGAGAAAACACCAATCGCCATTGAGATTGAGCACTTTGTGGACATCATCGCTGGTTTGGCTATCTTCTTCGGGGCCACCTTCTTTGTGGTAGCCATGGTTATCGGCTATCCCTTCCTCCGGGCCATGGTCTTCTTCATGGCTATTGTGGTAGCCTACGTCCCCGAAGGTCTTCTGGCCACTGTCACG GTTTGTCTGTCACTCACTGCCAAGCGTCTTGCCCGAAAAAATTGTGTCGTCAAGAACCTTGAAGCTGTGGAGACCCTGGGATCTACATCAGTCATCTGCTCAGACAAGACGGGAACCTTAACCCAGAACCGGATGACCGTCTCCCACTTGTGG TTGTCCATCCATGAGCTGCAAGACCCCCTGGACCTGCGCTACCTGCTGGTGATGAAGGGGGCTCCGGAACGTATCTTGGAGAGATGTTCCACCATCATGATCAAAGGACAGGAGCTTCCTCTGGACACTCAATGGCAGGAGGCCTTCCAGACGGCGTACATGGACCTCGGTGGCCTTGGAGAGAGAGTCTTGG GTTTCTGTCATCTCTACCTGAGCGAGAAGGAGTATCCCCGAGGATTTAACTTTGACAGTGAAGAGATGAACTTTCCCACCAGTGGCCTGTGCTTTGCTGGATTAATCTCTATGATTGACCCCCCTAGAGCCACCGTCCCGGACGCTGTCATGAAATGCAGAACTGCCGGAATCCGA gtcATCATGGTCACCGGAGATCATCCAATCACAGCCAAGGCTATTGCAGCCAGCGTCGGTATCATTTCCGAAGGCAGCGAGACCGTGGAAGACATTGCAGCTCGCCTGCGCATTCCTGTAGAGCAAGTGGACAAACG AGATGCTCGGGCTTGTGTCATCAGTGGCGGACAGCTGAAGGAAATGAGCAGCGAGGAGCTGGTGGAAGTGCTGAGGATGCACCCAGAGATGGTGTTCGCCCGCACGTCCCCCCAGCAGAAACTGATCATTGTGGAGAGTTGTCAGAAACTG GGAGCGATCGTAGCGGTGACCGGTGACGGCGTCAACGACTCTCCTGCTCTGAAGAAGGCCGACATCGGAGTCGCTATGGGAATCGCTGGGTCGGATGCTGCCAAGAACGCAGCCGACATGATCCTATTGGATGATAACTTTGCCTCCATCGTCACAGGAGTGGAACAGG GACGTCTGATTTTCGACAATCTGAAAAAATCCATCGCCTACACGCTGACCAAGAACATCCCGGAGCTGGCGCCATATCTCATCTACATCACGGCCAGTGTCCCCCTGCCCCTGGGCTGCATCACCATCCTCTTCATTGAGCTGTGTACTGATATT TTCCCCTCGGTGTCTCTGGCCTATGAGAAAGCTGAGAGTGACATCATGCACCTGAAGCCAAGAAACCCACGTCGTGACCGTCTAGTGAATGAATCTCTGGCGGTGTACTCCTACTTCCAGATCG GTGTCATTCAGTCATTCGCCGGCTTCGTGGACTACTTCACAGCGATGGCTCAGGAGGGCTGGTTCCCGGCCTACTGTCTGGGGCTCCGCGCCAACTGGGAGAACCAGCACTTACAGGATTTGCAGGACAGCTACGGACAGGAATGG ACGTTCAGTCAGCGCCTCTACCAGCAGTACAACTGTTACACCGTCTTCTTCCTCAGTATCGAGATCTGCCAGATTTCCGACGTCCTCATCCGAAAAACCAGGCGTCTGTCCGTCTTCCAGCAGGGATTCTTCAG GAATAAAGTCTTGGTGCTCGCCATCGTCTTCCAGCTTCTTCTCGGTAACTTCTTGTGTTACTGCCCGGGAATGCCCAACGTCTTCAACTTCATGCCCATCCG GTTCCAGTGGTGGCTCGTCCCTGTGCCGTTCGGTATCCTGATTTTCGTTTATGATGAGATCCGTAAGCTTGCCATCCGCAGACACCCAGGAA GCTGGTGGGACAAGGAGCTTTACTATTAG